The window TTACTTCGGCACTCAAACGAGGCGAGTCCACGCCTGACAGACGGGACTCGCTCTCTTGAAGTATGTCTAAAATGGTGGGGGCCACAATGTTCCCCGGCAAAGCTATTCGCCCTGCCGCTTCATGGCCTCGGCCTGGTAATGGCTGATAAGGGCATCGTGCAACTCTTCCAGTTCTCCTTCCATGATCTTATGCAAGGAATGGAGAGTCAGATTAATACGATGATCCGAGCAACGCCCCTGCGGGAAATTGTAGGTACGAATACGCTCGGAACGGTCGCCGGAACCAACCTGGCTGCGACGAGTGGCATCCTCTTCAGCCTTGGCCTTTTCCTGCTCCAACTGCAGCAAACGAGAACGCAGCACTTTCATTGCCTTGGCCTTATTCTTGTGCTGGGACTTTTCGTCCTGACAAATAACAACCAAGCCAGTGGGAACGTGAGTGATGCGAATGGCAGAGTCAGTGGTGTTAACAGACTGACCTCCAGGCCCGGAAGCGCGGAACACGTCCACACGCAGATCTTCGTTCCTGATATCCACATCCACTTCCTCAGCTTCAGCCATGATGGCCACAGTAACAGCAGAGGTATGAATTCGGCCCTGAGATTCGGTTGCAGGAACACGCTGCACTCGGTGAGTACCAGACTCATATTTGAGCTTAGAATAAACCTTATCACCCGCAATAGAAGCAATGACTTCCTTGAGGCCGCCGGAACCAGTGGAACTGGAGCTCATCTCCTCAACCTTCCACTTGTTGATTTCAGCGTAACGGGAATACATGCGGTAAAGATCTGCCGCAAAAAGAGCAGCCTCGTCACCACCAGTACCTGCACGGATTTCGAGGATGATGTTCTTGTCATCCATTGGATCCTTGGGAAGGAGAAGAATCTTGAGCTGTTCCTCAAGAGAAGGAAGCTGTGGCTCCAGCTCTTCTATCTCCATCTTGGCCATCTCCTGAATATCCTCATCGGAATCATTCAGGAGCTCCTTGTTGTCGGCCAGATCCTGAGCAACCGCCTTATACTGACGAAAGACCTTCACCACATCGCCGAGATCAGCGTGGGCTTTGGAAACCTTCTTGTAGCGCTCTTGATCATTAAAAATATCAGGCTGGGCAAGCTCCTGCTCCAGTTCCTCGAATTTGATTTCAATCTCTTCAAGCTTGCCAAACATATTAGCACTCCTCGGCGTTAACGGCGCACTGCAGGGCAGCAATGGCCACTTCGATCTGACTGTCGTCCGGTTCCTTGGTCGTCAGCACCTGCATCATCATGCCGGGCCAACTCATGATCTTGCAGAACAGGCTCTTGCTATGCTTGCCCGCAAATTTAATCATTTCGTAAGCAATATTACTGACGGGAATCATCAGGAACAGCTTCATTCCAACAATGTACAGGTGTTTAACAATGAAATTTTCTGGCGAATAGAACGTGAGCAAGTACGGCACCAGTATGGCGAACAAAGTGATGGACACCACCAGAACAAACAACATGAATGCCGTGCCGCATCGCGGATGGAGACGGCTATAAAAACGAGTGGATTCCGGACTGAGTTCCTTGCCCTCTTCCCAAGTCCAAATAACTTTGTGCTCTGCACCATGGTACTCGAACACGCGGCGAATGTCAGGGATATAAGAAATTGCAAGGATGTATCCCACAAAGACGGCCATCTTGATAACACCGTCCCAGATGTGAAAGCTCAAGGAGTCGACGTCACCGCCAAGTCCAAGAAACTCCATCCCTACAGAAAGAAAATGCGGAAGAACCACGAAAAGACCCAAGGCTGCAGCCAGGGCCAAAACCATGGTCAGAATGAGGTGCCAGGAGGTCAACTCGGTATCATCTTCGTCGTCCTCAGCAGCCTGAACTGCAGAGAAATTCAGGGCCTTGATGCCGTTGACCATTGTTTCCATGAGGACAGGGAAGCCACGAAGAAACGGCTTCTTGAGCCAGGGGTGAACAACAAGCGAGAACCATGGTCGGACCTCGGTTACGATTTCACCATCGGATTTGCGAACGGCAATGGCAAGTTTGTCTTTGGCGCGCATCATCACGCCTTCGATCACGGCCTGCCCACCCACAGATTGTGGAGCAGCCAACGCAAAGAGTCCTCGCAGAGTCAACCAGCTACCCTCCGGTAAGAATGAGGGGGCGCGACCGATTCCCCCTAATGGCAGCACCACGTGCCACCTGTCGCAGGCAAGAGAATTAAGAATTCCCGAGCCTTTTGTAAAGAGGCCAAACAACGCAATATGCCTTCGCAGGGCACAAGACCCCAACGAAGGCATATGATCGCGGCTTTCGCCGTGAAAAAGCTAGGCTTCTTTCTTGCCGAACGCTGCGTACTTCTTACGGAAGCGATCGATACGACCAGCGGTGTCAACAAAACGCTGCTTGCCGGTGTAGAAAGGATGGCAGTTAGAGCAAATTTCGACCTCGAGGGACTCGCCCTTGGTGGTCAGCAGTTCGGCTTCGTAGCCACAGTGGCAACGAATCTTTGCCTTGAAAGTCTTAGGATGAATATCTTTTTTCATGACGCACTCCTGTCATTGA of the Pseudodesulfovibrio sp. zrk46 genome contains:
- the prfA gene encoding peptide chain release factor 1, with translation MFGKLEEIEIKFEELEQELAQPDIFNDQERYKKVSKAHADLGDVVKVFRQYKAVAQDLADNKELLNDSDEDIQEMAKMEIEELEPQLPSLEEQLKILLLPKDPMDDKNIILEIRAGTGGDEAALFAADLYRMYSRYAEINKWKVEEMSSSSTGSGGLKEVIASIAGDKVYSKLKYESGTHRVQRVPATESQGRIHTSAVTVAIMAEAEEVDVDIRNEDLRVDVFRASGPGGQSVNTTDSAIRITHVPTGLVVICQDEKSQHKNKAKAMKVLRSRLLQLEQEKAKAEEDATRRSQVGSGDRSERIRTYNFPQGRCSDHRINLTLHSLHKIMEGELEELHDALISHYQAEAMKRQGE
- a CDS encoding DUF1385 domain-containing protein, which encodes MTLRGLFALAAPQSVGGQAVIEGVMMRAKDKLAIAVRKSDGEIVTEVRPWFSLVVHPWLKKPFLRGFPVLMETMVNGIKALNFSAVQAAEDDEDDTELTSWHLILTMVLALAAALGLFVVLPHFLSVGMEFLGLGGDVDSLSFHIWDGVIKMAVFVGYILAISYIPDIRRVFEYHGAEHKVIWTWEEGKELSPESTRFYSRLHPRCGTAFMLFVLVVSITLFAILVPYLLTFYSPENFIVKHLYIVGMKLFLMIPVSNIAYEMIKFAGKHSKSLFCKIMSWPGMMMQVLTTKEPDDSQIEVAIAALQCAVNAEEC
- the rpmE gene encoding 50S ribosomal protein L31, producing the protein MKKDIHPKTFKAKIRCHCGYEAELLTTKGESLEVEICSNCHPFYTGKQRFVDTAGRIDRFRKKYAAFGKKEA